From the Candidatus Poribacteria bacterium genome, the window GGGAACGGCGGATGCGACCATCGCGACCGTCTCTAGTTCGACAGGATCGGCGTCGCTGAGCCGATAGAGTCCCGCGCCGACTTTTTGAACCTCTCCGTGGGTCACAAGCCGCCGAAGCGTCGAGTACGAGACGCCGAGCGGAGCAACGTCGCGGAGACGGAAGAACGCCCCGACGCCCGCTTCGCGGAGATGATCCGTCGTGATACGACCAGTATTCATAGTCATATCGTAATGAACGTCGGCACTTAGATGCAAGTGCCGACGTTTGATCAGGTGTGCTCCACCACCGTTGGTGAGGCGAAAGCACAGGGACGCCGGTTGAGTCACAGGGACGGCAACGGGTTGCGATGCACGGCGTTGCTCAACCGGCACTGCTGCCGGTCACCTCGGCGAGCATCCGTACGATGTCCTGCTCGATCTCGCGGATGTCCGCCTCGATCTCCTCAAGCGGACGCGGCGGCGTGTAGCGGTAGAAATAGCGATTGAAGTTGATTTCGTAGCCGACGATACCGACCTGTTTGTCTTTCTCGTCGCGTTTCGATGTGTCAATCCAGGCGTCGGGCGCGTGAGGCTTCACCTCGCGCTCAAAGAAGGCTTCGACGCTCTCAGAGAGCGGAACGCTCTCGGTGTCGCGGAGTTCCGGGTCCGGTTCGGGATTGCCGTCCTTGTCGCGGCAGATCGCGGCGTTTTCGTCGCGCTCGGAGAGAGCCGAAAGAATCGCCTTCCTCACCGACGCCGGAAGCGAGACGTTCAGTTTCCGCGCCGCGCTGTTCAACGCGCGTTCGAACTCATCCCGGTTTGTGAAGAGCGTGTCCGGCAACGAGCGCAGGAGTTTCCGGATCGTCTCCTGCTGGGCGCGTCCGACCGCTTGCTCCATCTCGCCGGCGGTCCCCTTTTTCCTCGACTCGGCGAGGCTCTGGAACCCCTTTTCGTTGTCGAGTTGGGCGATGCGTTCGGGCGTCGCTTGAAAGCTGAGCCGCAACGGACGCTCGACGGTGATCTTGCGGAACCCGAAGTGCGTCGTCGGGTAGATGCGACTGACGACAGCTTCTTCCTCCGCGCCGTCTTTGAACTCGGTGAGGACTCTGAGGATGTCTTCTGCTCGTTCGAAGGGTATTTCGCGCCGTTTGTCGCCGAGGCTCTTCCGCATCGGAACCCAGAACGACGACGCGTCAATGAGTTGCACCTTGCCTAGGCGATGCAGCGCTTTGCGGTTGGTGAGCAACCAAATGTAGGTTGCGATACCCGTGTTGTAGAAGAGTTGCTCCGGCAACGCGACAATCGCCTCAAGGAAGTCGTTTTCGAGGACATAACGGCGGATTTCGCTCTCGCCGCTCCCGGCATCGCCCGTAAAAAGCGGCGAACCGTTCATAATGATCGCGATGCGCGATCCGTTCTGGGGTTCTTTTCGACGCGACAACATGTGGAGCAGAAAGAGGAGTTGGCCGTCGCTGATCCGTGGTAGACCGGGGGCGAACCTGCCATTGCTGTTCTCATGTTCTTTCCGAACAGCGTCTTCGTCGCGCTTCCAGTCTTTGCCGTACGGCGGATTCGCGATCATATAGTCGAAAGTGCGGCTCGCATGGCGGTCGTTCGACAAGACGCTTCCGAACTCGATTCTTTTGGCATCTTCCCCGGTCGGGTCATTCATGAACAGGTCCGACTTCGAGACTGCCCATGTCTCCGGGTTCACCTCTTGGCCGAAAAGATAGATCTTCGCCGTCGGATCGGTTGCCGGACGGATCATGTCTCCGTTACGGCGCACGCCGACGGTGACATGTTCCTTGGTAATCATCAACATTCCGCCGGATCCGCAACACGGGTCGTAGACACTAAACACCTTCGTGGGGTCGCCGATGCGCGATTCATCGCCGGCGAGCATGAGGACTACCATCAGATGCACCACGTCGCGCGGCGTGAAGTGCTCGCCGGGGTTCTCGTTCAGCGCTTCGTTGAACTTGCGGATCAGCTCCTCGAAGATCATCCCCATGGTGGGGTTGTCCACCTTGTTGGGATGAAGGTCGACCTCCTTGAAACGTTCGAGCACTTTGAACAAAAGCCCGGCTTCGTCCAGCTTGCTGATTGTGTTGTCGAAGTCGAACTTTTCGAGAACTTCGCGCATGTTCTCGCTGAACCCGGCGATATAGTTGCGGAGGTTCGCTGCCGTGTTCGTCGGATCGTCGGTAAGCCTGTCGAAATCGTATAGGGACGCATTGGAGAACGCGTACCCTGACACTCCTTCAAGCAGCTCGTCAAGGTTGTCGAGCTCGCCTTGGAAGCGTACGTGCGTTGCCAGCACCTTCGCTTTGGTCGGCGCAAGCACGCAGTCAAGCCGGCGTAGGACGGTCAGGGGTAGGATGACGTCCTGATACTTGCCGCGTTTGAAGGTGTCGCGGATTAGGTCGGCGATGCCCCAAAGCAGGCTGACGATCTCGCTGTGATTCACACTGATCTCCTGCGGTCGGGCAATGTGTCCTGTTCCTCAGCCGGATGCACGACCGAGGCCCCCTCAAGTCATGTCCTACGACGAGGCCCGGGAATGGATGGCTCTGAGCGTGCCGTCACGCCGTGTGAGCCATCGCGTCCAGTCCGACGAGGAACGGGTTCGGTAGCTGCGAGATCGACTCGTGAGCTCAGGGCACGACATCGACAGGGTCTCAGACGACGGTTCCGGACCCCGGTTTCTGAGCAGGTCGCGGTGCAAGCTGGTGCCCAGGGCTGAGCATGAACATACTGCCGACCATCGCCATGGTCCACCCCCAACGCGGAGAGGCCGCCCCAAACCATCACACAACGAGAGAACACGCGGGATGTGCGGAAGCACCACGAAGAAGCTCCGAGTCGATGGGGACAATCCACCTAGCTCTGGGTGCTTCATCATACGATGGCGTTGCTCAGGTCAAGCCGACGGGCGATCTCATCTCGCTTCTTGCTCGTGATCTTCGCATAGACCATCGTGTTCTGGATGTTCCGGTGGCCTAGCTGATCCTGTACCTCGGCGATGTCGCATCCTGCCTCGAGCATGTGCGTGCCGAGGCTGTGTTTCAACGCATGGGGACTGACCTTCGACTCCGGGATCCCAGCCAGCTTCGCGTATCTCTTGATCGCTCGGAAGACGACCGTCCGGTCAAGCGGATTTCCTCGGTTGGAGATGAAGAGGTAGGGAAGGTCGTCGGCTCGCGTGCGAAGATAGGAAACGATCAGCTTCCAGCAATCCGGCGGCAACGAATACTCGCCGCCGTAGGATCCCTTCACGCGGCGGATCGTGATGCGTCGGCGGCCACGGTCGATGTCGTCGACGTGAAGACTTGTGACCTCTGAGACGCGCAGTCCCATCCGGTACGCAAGGTACAGGAGCGCCTTGTCGCGTTTCCCCTGCTTGCTGCCTGTCGGAATGGCACCGAGGAGCCGCCGTAGCTCGTCTTGGGTCAGGTATCGGATCGTCTTCGTGTTCATTCAGCGGATCTGATCGGCTGTTCGCAGGGCTCCAGCGCCTTGTTTTCTACGATGCCTTCATGCGATCAAACCCCTCAGCAACCGCTTCTGCTACCGCCTGAGGCATAGCCGAGATCGCGTGCAGGTATGCCATCGTCGCCGTGGATGGCTCGCGTTCGTGGCGTTCCCACTTCTGAAGTGTCCTGAGGGGGAATCCGTACGCATGGGCAAACTCAGACTGCGACATCCCCAACTGCAGCCGAATCCTCCTTGCCAACGCGATGCGCCGGCGCGGCAGAACTACTCCAGGGTTTGGCGCGTCAGGATCCTCCCGAACGCGCCGTTCCACTTCCTCATCGCTCATCGCATCCAACTCGGCAAGCAGTTCATCACGTTCCTGATGACTGAGCGGATTCATACGCGCGCCTCTCTTCTCGGGTCGACTTCCAAGCAGAGATGAGCCGAAGGATTCCACTACGCTCGACGTAGACGACGGTCAGAAGGCGAGGACCAGCGTATCCGGTAGAGACCCAACGCTCCTCGCCGTAATCTTCCCGATCATCTTGGGTGTCCGTCCGGAGTGGGTCTTCAAAGACGCGACTCGCCGTCTCGAAGTCGACTCGGTGCTTGAGGATATTGGCGTCGTTCTTGTCTTCGTCCCACTCAACTTGCATGGACGCGCCCAACCCCGCCCGGAGTACTACCTAGTATACCCCATTGGGGTAGTTCGTGCAGCCCTGACGGAACTGCTCTATCGTCGTTCCGCGAGGATCCGTTCGGAGATGATCTCCCCTTCGAGCTTGATCGGGCGATGATTCCGGAAGAACGCTGCGCGCTTGCGGGGATCGGCGACATTGCGGATCAGACCGGCTTCCAGCATTCTCCTCTGCGCGGGAGTCGGTTGGGGCTCTGCGGCTACGAGCTTGTCCAACGCGTCGCGCACCCTTCGGCGTTCTTCGTCGGTCAAGGTCTCAATCTGGCGCAGTACCTGTTCCACGGTGGTTGCCACGGCGCCCTCCTTCCGTTCTGCATCCGTCTCGCCGACAGGATACCATACGTCCGCGGTCGATAGGATGCAACGGAATAGCCCTTCTGTTGCATTATGGGCGGAGAGCATCCACACTCATGCGGGTTGGCGGGCCATCTGAATCGGAGCGATCTGACTGTAGTGTTGCATTAGCCATGCAGGGCAGACTCCTCACCTACGCCGGCGGATCCAGAGAAGCCCGAAACGTCGACGTGTCACGCGCTCAATGCGGGAACGAGCGGCCTATAAGCCAAGAGTGGACAGCCGGTCCGCCGAGGGAACTGGAACTGTAACGCTGGCGACCACGCAAGTAGCGGCGACGTCATCGCGAGGAACATCGACCATGGGATGTCTTGTGCGTGAACGGCACATCATTGAGCTACACGCTGTGGACGAACCCCGGAACAGACTGCGGCGGTACCGGCTCGTCCTCGGAGTGGATGCCTACGCTGACGTCCCGTACCTCGTCGTTGCCCAGTGGGGGCGCCTACGAGGCAAACTCCGGACGCGCTCATACGAGTTCCTGTCCGAAGAGAAGGCGTTGAGCTGCTGCCGCGCGATTCTGGGAACGAGGAAACGTCACGGATACCGCGTAACCCATGTCGACAAGCGGCACCCGCTTGTGGCGTGGATGGAGTCGATCCGCATGCCGAAGGACGTCTCGTCGGACGCCCAACTGCGCTTGTTCGATACGGGGAGCTGGGAGGAAGCCCGCCGTCCATATCCCAGCGCTGTGGCGGATGGAGCGTCCCTGTTCCTGAGAGTCGCTGATGATGAATTCCCTCCGCCGCCACTCGCCGCTCCATAGGTTTGGCGCGACATCCCGTCCCGATGGGCTTTGGTGGGATGCGTTCTGTGGGAATGCAAAGCCGCCGCCACCGAACGTGTTCGTCGGTTCCGGCTGACGAGCCGTGTGCCAAACGCGCAGTCATTGCCCGTATGGACAGACCTTCGTCCTTACACGGCCCGTATGCCCATACAGAGACCTGATACGGGCGCTTCGCGCCCTATAAGAGATCAAAGATTCATTGAGGAGAGAACAACCCCACCCGAAAGCCGATGCTGCCGTTCCGGCTGTGCGGGGGGTTGTAGCTGCGGATCGACGAGGAGGCGATCCCGGGAATGAGGTTGAGCGACTCGCCCCGCAGAGCCCTCCAGTCATTGCTTGCATCCACTGTCGTAGCGTAAAGAAGGCTGATCTTGTTCAGACACCACTCCCCACGTTCCCCGACAGGTCCAGAACGCCGCTCGCCGCCGATCCTCCTGGGTACATACCCACGGCGGTCGTTCCACGTAAGTCGGACTGATCGGTGTCTGCGCGTCCTTCCTGCCAGCCTCCCCACGGAAAGGAACGCTGCTCAGAACCCCCTGAGCCGCCCACTGCCACTCCCACTCCGTAGGAAGGCGAACCTCCCAAACCAGACCGTTGACGCGAACGCTCCCAGCGGAGACGGACGCGCTCTGCGCCCTCAACCGCGCGTTGAGCCAACGCGTGAAAGCCCCCGCCTGGTACCACGTTACGTTC encodes:
- a CDS encoding BrnT family toxin, which encodes MQVEWDEDKNDANILKHRVDFETASRVFEDPLRTDTQDDREDYGEERWVSTGYAGPRLLTVVYVERSGILRLISAWKSTREERRAYESAQSSGT
- a CDS encoding type IV toxin-antitoxin system AbiEi family antitoxin domain-containing protein; its protein translation is MTMNTGRITTDHLREAGVGAFFRLRDVAPLGVSYSTLRRLVTHGEVQKVGAGLYRLSDADPVELETVAMVASAVP
- a CDS encoding helix-turn-helix domain-containing protein, producing MSDEEVERRVREDPDAPNPGVVLPRRRIALARRIRLQLGMSQSEFAHAYGFPLRTLQKWERHEREPSTATMAYLHAISAMPQAVAEAVAEGFDRMKAS
- a CDS encoding SAM-dependent DNA methyltransferase; translation: MNHSEIVSLLWGIADLIRDTFKRGKYQDVILPLTVLRRLDCVLAPTKAKVLATHVRFQGELDNLDELLEGVSGYAFSNASLYDFDRLTDDPTNTAANLRNYIAGFSENMREVLEKFDFDNTISKLDEAGLLFKVLERFKEVDLHPNKVDNPTMGMIFEELIRKFNEALNENPGEHFTPRDVVHLMVVLMLAGDESRIGDPTKVFSVYDPCCGSGGMLMITKEHVTVGVRRNGDMIRPATDPTAKIYLFGQEVNPETWAVSKSDLFMNDPTGEDAKRIEFGSVLSNDRHASRTFDYMIANPPYGKDWKRDEDAVRKEHENSNGRFAPGLPRISDGQLLFLLHMLSRRKEPQNGSRIAIIMNGSPLFTGDAGSGESEIRRYVLENDFLEAIVALPEQLFYNTGIATYIWLLTNRKALHRLGKVQLIDASSFWVPMRKSLGDKRREIPFERAEDILRVLTEFKDGAEEEAVVSRIYPTTHFGFRKITVERPLRLSFQATPERIAQLDNEKGFQSLAESRKKGTAGEMEQAVGRAQQETIRKLLRSLPDTLFTNRDEFERALNSAARKLNVSLPASVRKAILSALSERDENAAICRDKDGNPEPDPELRDTESVPLSESVEAFFEREVKPHAPDAWIDTSKRDEKDKQVGIVGYEINFNRYFYRYTPPRPLEEIEADIREIEQDIVRMLAEVTGSSAG